In one Chitinophaga sancti genomic region, the following are encoded:
- a CDS encoding MarR family winged helix-turn-helix transcriptional regulator, whose translation MRIEQAINQRKFKDDHHKMVVNLLYTGNWLRDSLGANLKSYGLLPQHYNALRIIRGRHPEPVSAGSIKDVMLDKASDVTRLLDKLEKLEYVQRRLCPHNRRKMDINITAKGLKLLDEVDVPMDNFYNDIAERLSAEEAAQLSDLLDKVRR comes from the coding sequence ATGAGAATTGAACAAGCCATTAATCAGCGCAAGTTTAAGGACGATCATCACAAAATGGTGGTGAACCTCCTGTATACGGGTAACTGGTTGAGAGACTCCCTCGGTGCCAACCTGAAATCCTATGGGCTACTGCCTCAGCACTACAATGCTTTACGCATTATCCGCGGCCGTCATCCGGAACCCGTTTCCGCCGGCAGCATCAAAGATGTCATGCTCGACAAAGCAAGTGACGTTACCCGCTTACTCGACAAACTTGAAAAACTGGAGTATGTACAACGCCGATTGTGCCCGCACAACAGGCGTAAAATGGATATTAACATCACTGCCAAAGGCCTGAAACTACTGGATGAAGTAGATGTGCCCATGGATAATTTCTATAATGACATTGCTGAAAGATTAAGCGCTGAAGAAGCCGCACAGCTGAGTGATTTGCTGGATAAGGTGAGGAGATAG
- a CDS encoding YeeE/YedE family protein, with protein sequence MLLKLISAPWPWYVAGPIIGLTVPLLLLLGNRPFGISSSLRHICAACFPGKVPFFAYEWKKEIWNLFFAAGIVIGGFIAAHLLADPAPVRISPKLETALGEFGISDHNNLLPSQLFNWPALLTIRGFILIVVGGFLVGFGTRYAGGCTSGHSIFGLSTLQWPSLVATCCFMAGGFIMSNLVLPFILSLS encoded by the coding sequence ATGCTTTTAAAACTGATCTCTGCACCATGGCCATGGTATGTAGCGGGGCCGATTATCGGGCTTACGGTACCATTACTGTTATTATTAGGGAATCGTCCTTTTGGTATTTCATCTTCACTCCGGCATATTTGTGCGGCATGTTTTCCGGGCAAAGTTCCTTTTTTCGCCTATGAATGGAAGAAGGAAATCTGGAATTTGTTCTTTGCGGCGGGGATTGTGATCGGCGGATTTATTGCGGCGCATTTGCTGGCGGATCCTGCGCCTGTTCGGATCAGTCCAAAACTGGAAACTGCTTTAGGTGAATTTGGCATCAGCGACCACAATAACCTGTTACCCAGCCAGTTATTCAATTGGCCAGCCCTGCTGACAATCAGGGGTTTTATCCTCATAGTTGTGGGTGGATTCCTGGTTGGATTTGGTACCAGGTATGCCGGGGGCTGTACATCGGGGCATTCAATTTTCGGATTATCGACCTTGCAATGGCCTTCGCTGGTAGCTACCTGTTGTTTTATGGCGGGTGGATTTATTATGTCAAACCTGGTCTTACCTTTTATCCTTTCCTTATCATGA
- a CDS encoding DUF6691 family protein, translating to MKNIKYTLAGILFGIVLVKSQVLSWFRIQEMFHLQSFHMYGVIGSAVVTGFIAVTVIKNLKIRTFGGEEIVIPRKPFTKGNIYGGLLFGFGWALTGACPGPLFAQVGAGFTVMAVALLSAISGTWVYGVVKDKLPH from the coding sequence ATGAAGAACATAAAATATACCCTTGCGGGGATCCTTTTCGGCATTGTGCTTGTAAAATCCCAGGTCTTATCCTGGTTCAGAATACAGGAGATGTTTCATTTACAGTCATTTCATATGTACGGGGTGATTGGGTCGGCAGTAGTTACAGGGTTTATTGCTGTAACTGTTATTAAGAATTTGAAAATCAGGACATTCGGAGGTGAGGAGATTGTGATTCCCAGGAAGCCTTTTACGAAGGGGAATATTTACGGAGGGCTTTTATTTGGGTTTGGCTGGGCGTTGACGGGGGCATGTCCTGGGCCTTTATTTGCGCAGGTGGGAGCGGGTTTTACGGTAATGGCGGTAGCCTTGCTAAGTGCGATATCAGGTACCTGGGTATATGGGGTGGTGAAGGATAAGTTGCCTCATTAG
- a CDS encoding SDR family NAD(P)-dependent oxidoreductase gives MNYALITGASKGIGRSLATVLAKKKYNLILVARSTSELQVVSSELITKYGVQVEYIALDLSTPTAAGELFEWVQQKSYNISILVNNAGYAVWGEFDATSLDDQNRMLQVNMQTPVALCHHFLPMLRQQPAAYIMNVASTAAYQAVPTLSTYAASKAFMLLFTRGLRADLKGSNVSVTCLSPGPVNTNFIDRAGMQAIKATAEKYGMMPDDVARIAVKGMFAKKSELVPGVLNAATAFFTRLVPKAMVEKIAGNLYKK, from the coding sequence ATGAATTATGCACTAATTACAGGCGCAAGCAAGGGAATTGGACGTTCCTTAGCCACGGTATTGGCTAAAAAAAAATATAACCTCATTCTTGTAGCAAGGTCCACGAGTGAATTACAAGTGGTCTCGTCGGAATTGATAACTAAATATGGCGTACAGGTCGAATATATCGCGTTGGATCTATCTACGCCAACGGCAGCCGGAGAGTTATTTGAATGGGTACAGCAAAAAAGTTACAACATTTCCATCCTGGTCAACAATGCAGGTTATGCAGTGTGGGGTGAATTTGATGCAACTTCGCTGGATGATCAGAACAGGATGCTCCAGGTAAACATGCAAACTCCTGTAGCTCTGTGTCATCATTTTCTGCCCATGCTGCGACAACAGCCTGCGGCTTATATTATGAATGTAGCCAGCACTGCTGCTTACCAGGCAGTACCGACACTTAGTACTTATGCTGCAAGCAAAGCTTTCATGTTATTGTTTACCCGGGGTCTCAGGGCAGACCTGAAAGGCAGCAATGTATCAGTCACCTGTTTATCACCCGGACCAGTGAATACGAACTTCATTGACAGGGCTGGCATGCAGGCAATCAAAGCGACTGCAGAGAAATATGGAATGATGCCGGATGATGTAGCGCGAATAGCCGTAAAAGGTATGTTTGCGAAGAAATCTGAGTTGGTTCCTGGCGTCTTAAATGCAGCCACAGCATTTTTCACCCGATTGGTTCCCAAAGCGATGGTTGAAAAAATTGCTGGTAATCTATATAAAAAATAA